The following proteins come from a genomic window of Chryseobacterium glaciei:
- a CDS encoding N-acetylmuramoyl-L-alanine amidase family protein, which yields MHKQNFKIILSFLLILVCNFIFSQKKFTLVLDAGHGGSDHGANRNYADIGRVAEKDVTLAVVLKIGNMLEKNKDFKVIYTRKYDEYPSLSDRTNLANRSKADLFVSVHCNSAQRSGAYGTETYVQGPDQNDTNLEVAKRENDVIFLDEKDKQTFGSYDASSPESLIALKLQQSKYLESSLLLGGLVEGNFVEKDKRFSRGVFQKNLHVLRMNAMPSVLIETGFINHPEESHYLASEKGQDEIAMSIYNAIIDYKKAVDRKSGGAYSSTTKKPEPEKPAEVALKNDFRILLMSSPTKYNDNDPALKGLNYILPIKENGQYKYYYGVTNMASVKDINLRTAKDAGFRNAFAVGFMPNQKLSTGYYTIEVFVGEKLNGNSFIIQTLKDVERNKEDGTFYYTYGKLFTLEDAVKLQKEIEAKGVKNTVIQKVYK from the coding sequence ATGCACAAACAAAATTTTAAAATAATTTTATCATTTCTCCTAATACTGGTCTGTAATTTTATTTTTTCACAGAAGAAATTTACCCTCGTTTTAGATGCCGGACACGGGGGAAGTGACCATGGAGCCAATAGAAACTACGCGGACATCGGAAGAGTCGCGGAAAAGGATGTTACCCTAGCCGTTGTGTTAAAAATTGGTAATATGCTGGAGAAAAATAAGGACTTTAAAGTAATTTACACCCGTAAATATGATGAATATCCTTCTTTATCGGACAGAACCAACCTTGCAAACAGGAGCAAAGCAGATCTTTTTGTATCGGTACACTGTAATTCCGCACAAAGATCCGGAGCTTACGGAACCGAAACTTATGTACAAGGTCCAGATCAAAATGACACCAACTTAGAAGTTGCAAAAAGAGAGAATGACGTGATCTTTCTTGACGAAAAAGATAAACAGACGTTTGGTTCTTACGACGCAAGTTCTCCGGAATCATTAATTGCCCTAAAACTTCAGCAAAGCAAATATCTGGAGTCCAGTCTTCTTTTGGGCGGATTGGTAGAAGGAAATTTTGTTGAAAAAGATAAAAGATTCTCAAGAGGAGTTTTCCAAAAAAACTTACACGTTCTTCGTATGAATGCGATGCCTTCTGTTCTTATTGAGACAGGATTTATCAATCATCCGGAAGAAAGTCATTACCTGGCTTCAGAAAAAGGTCAGGATGAAATTGCCATGAGTATCTACAACGCCATCATCGATTATAAAAAAGCGGTTGACAGAAAATCAGGAGGAGCATACAGTTCAACCACAAAAAAACCTGAACCTGAAAAGCCAGCCGAGGTTGCATTAAAGAACGACTTCAGAATATTACTAATGAGTTCTCCTACCAAGTATAATGATAACGATCCTGCATTAAAAGGATTAAACTACATTCTTCCTATCAAAGAGAATGGACAGTACAAATACTATTACGGAGTTACTAACATGGCATCAGTGAAAGATATTAACCTTAGAACAGCCAAAGATGCAGGATTTAGAAATGCATTTGCAGTTGGATTTATGCCTAATCAAAAATTAAGCACTGGATATTACACGATCGAGGTCTTTGTAGGCGAGAAATTAAATGGCAATTCATTCATCATTCAAACCCTGAAAGATGTTGAAAGAAACAAAGAAGACGGTACTTTCTACTATACTTACGGAAAATTGTTCACTTTAGAGGACGCTGTGAAACTTCAGAAAGAGATTGAAGCTAAAGGAGTTAAAAATACGGTCATTCAAAAAGTTTATAAATAG